The Hydrogenispora ethanolica genome includes a region encoding these proteins:
- a CDS encoding phosphoadenylyl-sulfate reductase, which translates to MQMELSEIQSRYGDYPAPELLREMTARYGSRIALASSLGAEDQVLTDMLLAIDPAARIFVLDTGRLPQETYATIQATMRRYHFHYEIYAPDSAELEALVREHGPDLFYESIELRQQCCQVRKLQPLQRVLGTLDVWITGLRREQAVTRTATQTIEWDEAHQLLKLNPLANWTTEEVWQYLRDHQVPYNPLHDRNYPSIGCAPCTRAIAAGEDLRAGRWWWEAPEHKECGLHYRNGRLERVRET; encoded by the coding sequence ATGCAGATGGAACTGTCCGAAATACAGTCCCGCTATGGGGATTATCCGGCGCCGGAATTGTTGCGGGAGATGACGGCCCGCTACGGTAGCCGGATTGCCTTGGCTTCCAGCCTGGGCGCGGAAGATCAAGTGTTAACCGATATGCTGCTGGCCATCGATCCGGCGGCCCGCATTTTTGTCCTGGATACCGGACGGCTGCCTCAGGAGACCTATGCGACCATTCAGGCGACCATGCGCCGTTATCATTTTCATTATGAGATCTACGCCCCGGATAGCGCGGAGTTGGAAGCGCTGGTCCGGGAACATGGGCCCGATCTGTTTTATGAAAGTATCGAACTCCGCCAGCAATGTTGTCAGGTACGAAAGCTTCAGCCGTTGCAACGGGTCTTGGGGACGCTGGATGTCTGGATCACCGGGCTGCGCCGCGAACAAGCGGTGACCCGGACCGCCACGCAAACGATCGAGTGGGATGAGGCCCACCAGTTGCTCAAGTTGAATCCTTTGGCCAACTGGACTACCGAGGAGGTCTGGCAATATCTCCGGGATCATCAGGTGCCTTACAATCCGTTGCATGACCGGAATTACCCCAGCATCGGCTGCGCGCCGTGCACCCGGGCCATCGCCGCCGGCGAAGACCTGCGGGCCGGCCGTTGGTGGTGGGAGGCTCCGGAGCATAAGGAGTGCGGCTTGCATTACCGGAACGGCAGATTGGAACGGGTGAGGGAAACATGA
- a CDS encoding DUF2292 domain-containing protein yields the protein MMAIGRTFPSLGGRREPAQVIWAALRGLKNGSVTIVKQDNQIIQVNIYEVIPSEARCTPFSIG from the coding sequence ATGATGGCGATCGGGAGAACATTCCCGTCACTCGGCGGCAGGCGGGAGCCGGCCCAGGTGATATGGGCCGCATTGCGGGGCCTGAAGAACGGTTCGGTAACCATTGTCAAGCAAGACAACCAGATCATCCAGGTGAACATTTATGAGGTTATCCCGAGCGAAGCCCGATGTACCCCGTTCTCGATCGGCTAG
- a CDS encoding TerC/Alx family metal homeostasis membrane protein, with the protein MISDTGCNNPFIFPSRPASKIKFNFDIIKGESIMPIKRALLWTFFWIGLSLLLNAGIYWWLGAEKALQFLGGYVIEQSLSVDNLFLFLLIFSTFGIPAPYQRRVLNYGIFGAVILRLIFILLGAAVVNRFHWVLYIFGALLVVSGIKMVTHKDEAANFQDSFVLKLLRKIIPVSPTLSGDRFFIRKKHMIYATPLLAVLVVIEASDIIFAIDSIPAIFSITTDPLIVFTSNICAILGLRSLYFILEKLHQAFRYVQYGVALILVLTGVKMLILFFQIEVPIQTSVLTIFAILGVSILASVIHREQPQSAGRAKN; encoded by the coding sequence ATGATAAGCGATACGGGATGTAACAATCCCTTCATTTTTCCATCACGTCCGGCTTCAAAAATCAAATTTAACTTTGATATCATAAAAGGAGAGAGCATCATGCCGATCAAACGCGCACTATTATGGACTTTTTTCTGGATTGGTTTATCGTTGCTATTGAATGCGGGAATCTACTGGTGGCTGGGAGCCGAGAAAGCCCTGCAATTTCTGGGCGGTTATGTCATCGAACAGAGCCTGAGCGTGGACAATCTCTTCCTGTTTTTGCTCATTTTCAGCACCTTTGGGATCCCTGCCCCGTACCAACGGCGGGTATTGAACTATGGGATCTTCGGCGCGGTGATTCTGCGGCTCATCTTCATCCTGCTGGGGGCGGCGGTGGTCAACCGCTTCCATTGGGTATTATACATCTTCGGCGCGCTGCTGGTGGTCAGCGGCATTAAAATGGTCACCCACAAGGACGAGGCGGCCAATTTTCAGGACAGTTTCGTCCTGAAATTACTGAGGAAGATCATTCCGGTTTCCCCCACCCTCAGCGGCGACCGCTTCTTTATCCGCAAAAAGCATATGATCTATGCCACTCCCTTGCTGGCGGTGCTGGTCGTGATCGAAGCATCGGACATCATCTTCGCCATTGATTCGATCCCGGCCATCTTTTCGATCACCACCGATCCGCTGATCGTCTTCACCTCCAACATCTGCGCCATCCTGGGGCTGCGTTCCCTATACTTCATTTTGGAAAAGCTCCATCAGGCTTTCCGTTACGTTCAATACGGCGTCGCATTGATCCTGGTTTTAACCGGCGTCAAGATGCTCATCCTGTTCTTCCAGATCGAAGTGCCGATTCAAACTTCGGTCTTGACGATCTTCGCGATCCTGGGCGTCAGCATTTTGGCCTCGGTCATCCATCGTGAACAGCCTCAATCGGCCGGGAGAGCTAAAAACTGA
- a CDS encoding O-acetylhomoserine aminocarboxypropyltransferase/cysteine synthase family protein, translating to MANTWDFETRSIHSGFDQDKGTGATALPIYESAAFAYDSAEDLEAAFQGRKFGHIYSRIANPTVTAFENRVNALENGLGAIATASGMAAIATAVYTLAQAGDEIVSGKSLFGGTFQLFNEIFGNSGIKVVYVESTATEAYRRAISPRTKLVFLETIGNPKLDIPDIGAIAAVAREQGVPLVVDSTLSTPYLFAAKRFGVDLVIHSTSKYISGSGNTIGGILVDLGNFDWRHCRTGAVAALTKQAGEYAFLARARRQVLQNTGSCLSPFNAYLQNLGLETLALRMSKHCTNAVGLVEYFQAQPQVVSVNYPGLPGHPDHAVAAAQFHGGYGGLITLRLGTRERCFRMINRLKMVKCLANVGDAKTLIIHPASTIYHNCSAAEQEAAGVYPDLVRISVGIESLRDIINDFDQALAKE from the coding sequence ATGGCAAACACATGGGATTTTGAAACGAGGTCCATTCATAGCGGCTTTGATCAAGACAAGGGGACCGGCGCCACGGCGCTGCCTATCTATGAATCGGCCGCGTTTGCGTATGACAGCGCCGAAGATCTGGAGGCGGCCTTTCAAGGCCGGAAATTCGGCCATATTTATTCACGAATCGCTAATCCGACGGTGACCGCCTTTGAAAACCGGGTCAATGCTTTGGAAAACGGATTGGGCGCTATCGCCACCGCTTCGGGAATGGCCGCGATCGCCACGGCCGTTTATACGCTGGCTCAAGCGGGGGATGAGATTGTCTCCGGGAAGAGTCTGTTCGGCGGGACCTTTCAATTGTTCAACGAGATCTTTGGAAACTCCGGTATCAAGGTGGTTTATGTCGAATCCACCGCTACCGAGGCCTACCGCCGGGCCATTTCTCCCCGGACCAAGCTGGTGTTCCTGGAGACGATCGGCAACCCTAAATTGGACATCCCGGATATCGGAGCGATTGCGGCCGTCGCCAGAGAGCAAGGCGTGCCGCTGGTGGTCGACAGTACCTTGAGTACGCCGTATCTTTTCGCGGCCAAGCGCTTCGGGGTTGATCTGGTGATTCACTCGACCTCCAAGTATATCTCAGGCAGCGGGAATACCATCGGCGGGATCCTGGTGGACCTCGGGAATTTTGATTGGCGGCATTGCCGGACCGGGGCGGTGGCGGCCTTGACCAAGCAGGCCGGGGAATATGCTTTTTTGGCCCGGGCCAGACGGCAGGTTCTCCAGAACACCGGCAGTTGCCTGTCGCCGTTCAATGCCTACCTGCAAAACCTGGGGCTGGAAACTTTGGCATTGCGAATGTCGAAGCACTGTACCAACGCGGTTGGGCTGGTGGAATACTTTCAAGCCCAGCCGCAGGTAGTATCCGTGAATTATCCCGGTTTACCCGGGCATCCCGATCATGCCGTGGCTGCGGCACAATTCCACGGAGGGTACGGCGGGCTGATTACCCTTCGCTTGGGTACCCGGGAACGCTGCTTCCGGATGATCAACCGTTTAAAAATGGTAAAATGCCTCGCCAATGTGGGCGACGCCAAAACACTGATCATCCATCCGGCCTCGACCATTTATCATAATTGTTCAGCAGCGGAACAGGAAGCGGCGGGAGTTTATCCGGATTTGGTCCGGATATCGGTAGGGATCGAGAGCCTTCGTGACATCATAAACGACTTTGATCAAGCATTGGCAAAGGAGTAG
- a CDS encoding sulfurtransferase TusA family protein, with protein sequence MSEVKKSIDLHGVVCPLNFVKTKLALEELAAGERLEVVLDEGDAMLNVPRSLKEEGHKIIKVTPEGEVYRIIVEKGV encoded by the coding sequence ATGAGTGAAGTGAAAAAAAGCATCGATCTCCACGGGGTAGTCTGCCCGTTGAATTTCGTCAAGACCAAATTGGCCCTGGAAGAGCTGGCGGCGGGCGAGCGCTTGGAAGTGGTCCTGGATGAGGGCGACGCCATGTTGAATGTGCCGCGCAGCCTCAAGGAGGAAGGGCACAAGATTATCAAGGTCACGCCGGAAGGCGAGGTTTATCGAATTATCGTCGAAAAAGGAGTCTGA
- a CDS encoding TerC/Alx family metal homeostasis membrane protein: MTIKRALLWTLFWIGIALLFNAGVYWFMGSEKALQFLGGYIIEKSLSIDNLFLFLMIFSSFGIPVHYQRRVLNYGIIGAIILRLLFILLGAAVVNRFHWVLYVFGVLLVVSGIKMFSRKEEKNDYGDSFALRALARIIPVSPALEGDRFFVRKDRVLYATPLLAVLAVVEASDIVFAIDSIPAIFSITTDTFIVFTSNVLAILGLRSMYFVLEKLHQLFRFVQYGVALILTLTGVKLLILMFHIEVPIVLSVTVIFAILAVSILASLFCREKLPVSKESP, encoded by the coding sequence ATGACGATCAAACGGGCTCTTTTGTGGACTTTATTTTGGATCGGGATTGCACTGCTGTTCAATGCGGGAGTTTACTGGTTTATGGGCAGCGAAAAAGCCCTCCAGTTTCTGGGCGGATATATTATCGAAAAGAGTCTGAGCATTGACAATCTCTTTTTGTTCCTGATGATTTTCAGCAGTTTTGGAATCCCAGTCCATTATCAGCGGCGCGTTCTGAACTATGGCATCATCGGCGCGATTATCTTGCGGCTGCTCTTTATCCTACTGGGAGCGGCGGTGGTGAACCGCTTTCACTGGGTCCTGTATGTTTTCGGAGTCTTGCTGGTAGTCAGCGGCATCAAAATGTTCTCCCGTAAAGAAGAAAAGAATGATTACGGGGATAGTTTCGCGTTACGGGCTCTGGCGAGAATTATTCCGGTCTCCCCGGCTTTGGAAGGCGACCGCTTTTTCGTCCGGAAAGACCGGGTATTATACGCGACACCGCTTTTGGCGGTGCTGGCGGTGGTCGAAGCCTCGGACATCGTTTTTGCCATTGATTCCATCCCGGCCATCTTTTCCATCACTACCGACACCTTTATCGTGTTTACCTCGAACGTCCTGGCCATTCTGGGGTTGCGGTCAATGTATTTCGTACTGGAAAAACTCCATCAGCTTTTCCGTTTCGTCCAATACGGCGTCGCCTTGATCCTGACCCTGACCGGAGTGAAGCTCTTGATCCTGATGTTTCACATCGAGGTGCCGATCGTCCTTTCCGTGACGGTGATCTTCGCCATTTTGGCCGTCAGCATCCTGGCTTCGCTATTCTGCCGGGAGAAACTCCCGGTCTCCAAAGAAAGTCCGTGA
- the cysK gene encoding cysteine synthase A — protein MTKIAENLTDLIGNTPLLHLAKYDQAHGLEARIVAKLEYFNPAGSVKDRIGYAMIRDAEERGILKEGSVIIEPTSGNTGIGLAFVAAANGYRLILTMLETMSIERRNLLKALGAEIVLIPGPEGMAGAIRKAVELAASIPNSFIPQQFDNPANPAAHRRTTAEEIWRDTDGAVDIFVAGVGTGGTITGVGEVLKERKPAVRIVAVEPQDSPVLSGGKPGPNRIQGLGAGFVPAVLNRAILDEILPVRSEDAFETSRKLAKLEGLLVGISSGAAVFAATQLAKRPENRGKTVVALLPDTGERYLSTTLFQAE, from the coding sequence ATGACCAAGATTGCCGAGAATTTGACTGATTTGATCGGGAACACGCCGCTGCTGCATCTGGCGAAATACGACCAAGCCCACGGTTTGGAGGCGCGGATCGTCGCCAAGCTGGAGTATTTCAACCCCGCCGGGAGCGTGAAGGACCGCATCGGCTATGCGATGATCCGGGACGCCGAAGAACGGGGGATCTTGAAGGAGGGTTCGGTCATTATCGAACCGACCAGCGGCAATACCGGGATCGGCCTGGCATTCGTGGCGGCGGCCAACGGGTATCGCCTGATCCTGACGATGCTGGAGACGATGAGCATCGAGCGGCGGAACCTGCTGAAAGCGCTGGGCGCGGAGATCGTGTTGATTCCCGGCCCCGAAGGCATGGCCGGCGCCATCCGCAAAGCGGTCGAACTGGCGGCCAGCATTCCCAATTCCTTCATTCCGCAGCAGTTTGACAACCCGGCCAATCCGGCGGCCCACCGCCGGACGACCGCGGAGGAGATCTGGCGCGACACCGACGGCGCGGTGGACATCTTTGTGGCCGGCGTCGGCACCGGCGGCACCATCACCGGGGTCGGGGAAGTATTGAAAGAACGGAAACCGGCGGTGCGGATCGTCGCGGTGGAACCCCAGGATTCACCGGTTCTCTCCGGCGGCAAACCGGGACCCAACCGCATTCAGGGGCTGGGCGCCGGATTCGTGCCGGCGGTTCTGAACCGGGCCATTCTGGATGAGATTCTGCCGGTGCGGAGCGAGGACGCCTTTGAAACCTCCCGAAAATTGGCGAAGCTGGAAGGGCTGCTGGTGGGGATCTCCTCCGGCGCGGCGGTTTTCGCAGCCACCCAGCTCGCCAAGAGGCCCGAGAACCGCGGCAAAACCGTCGTCGCCCTGCTGCCGGACACCGGAGAACGCTATCTGTCCACCACGCTGTTCCAGGCGGAATAA
- a CDS encoding 4Fe-4S binding protein, with translation MSTPDFDLAALKKVGMIQQKQKEYFAMRLHAVGGDFSAAQLQKVAEVAAAYGRGQIHLSTRQGIEIHFVHYSKLEAARLELEKAGIAMGACGPRIRIVVACPGSSTCRWGTIDTKTVARSLDEKYFRQDTPHKFKMAVTGCPHNCAKATENDLGIMGGILPAWQSERCTGCDLCVNSCPAGAIYQQDGEYRLDETKCIYCSICTANCPTDAWFAAKQGYIVWIGGTMGKTPRLATKLRTLIEDEAELYRLVDKVVEYYRQHGRKRERFGHMIDRIGPDKVKEDLLNE, from the coding sequence ATGAGTACACCGGATTTCGATCTGGCTGCCTTGAAAAAGGTCGGTATGATTCAGCAGAAACAAAAGGAATACTTCGCCATGCGCCTGCATGCGGTCGGCGGCGATTTCAGCGCCGCGCAGCTGCAAAAAGTGGCCGAGGTTGCCGCCGCCTACGGCCGGGGCCAGATCCATCTTTCGACCCGCCAGGGAATTGAGATTCATTTCGTCCACTATTCCAAGCTGGAAGCGGCCCGGCTTGAGCTCGAAAAGGCGGGGATCGCCATGGGCGCTTGCGGCCCGCGGATCCGGATCGTGGTGGCTTGCCCCGGCAGCTCCACTTGCCGCTGGGGGACGATTGACACCAAAACCGTGGCCCGTTCTTTGGACGAAAAATATTTCCGGCAGGATACACCGCATAAATTCAAGATGGCGGTCACCGGGTGCCCCCATAATTGCGCCAAAGCCACTGAGAACGATCTGGGCATCATGGGCGGCATTCTGCCGGCCTGGCAGAGCGAGCGCTGTACGGGCTGCGATCTCTGCGTCAATAGCTGCCCGGCGGGGGCCATCTATCAACAGGACGGCGAGTACCGTTTGGATGAGACAAAATGTATCTATTGCAGCATTTGTACGGCCAATTGCCCCACGGACGCCTGGTTCGCGGCCAAACAAGGATATATCGTATGGATCGGCGGCACCATGGGCAAGACTCCCCGGCTGGCTACCAAGCTGCGGACATTGATCGAGGATGAGGCGGAGCTGTACCGGCTGGTCGACAAGGTGGTCGAATACTACCGGCAACACGGCAGAAAACGGGAACGTTTCGGCCATATGATCGACCGGATCGGGCCGGATAAGGTGAAGGAGGATCTTTTAAATGAGTGA
- the cysD gene encoding sulfate adenylyltransferase subunit CysD produces the protein MNQLEKLENQSVYILREAYREFKSLCMLWSIGKDSTVLLWLARKAFFGHVPFPLVHIDTSFKIPEMIAYRDRLAAEWGLQMIVGQNEAAIAAHETYPDGRTDRIACCKNLKSEALKRTLSGEWPRRRFDHESRQYREDTNHEPYTGVIVGVRADEEGSRSKERYFSPRDRQNEWDVGDQPPELWNQFKTDFAPGTHLRIHPLLDWTELNIWEYIERERIPVTSLYFDQGNGKRYRSLGCYPCTKPVDSDARNVSEIIAELRSGKFANIAERSGREQDKEDGGSLETLRRDGYM, from the coding sequence ATGAATCAACTCGAAAAACTGGAAAATCAGAGCGTCTACATTTTGCGGGAAGCATACCGCGAATTCAAAAGCCTGTGCATGCTGTGGTCGATCGGCAAGGACAGCACGGTGCTATTGTGGCTGGCGCGGAAAGCATTCTTCGGTCATGTGCCGTTCCCGCTGGTCCATATCGATACTTCCTTCAAGATCCCGGAGATGATCGCCTACCGTGACCGGCTGGCCGCCGAATGGGGACTGCAGATGATCGTCGGCCAGAACGAAGCGGCCATCGCCGCCCATGAGACCTATCCCGACGGGAGAACAGACCGGATCGCCTGCTGCAAGAATTTGAAGAGCGAGGCCTTAAAAAGAACTCTATCCGGCGAATGGCCGCGCCGCCGGTTCGACCATGAGAGCCGGCAGTACCGGGAGGATACGAACCATGAACCGTATACCGGAGTCATCGTGGGGGTGCGGGCCGATGAAGAGGGCAGCCGCTCCAAGGAACGCTATTTCTCGCCGCGCGACCGTCAGAACGAATGGGATGTCGGAGACCAGCCGCCGGAGCTGTGGAACCAGTTCAAAACCGATTTCGCGCCCGGTACCCATCTGCGGATCCATCCCTTATTGGACTGGACCGAGCTGAATATCTGGGAGTATATCGAGCGGGAACGGATCCCCGTCACCTCGCTTTATTTCGACCAGGGGAACGGGAAACGCTATCGTTCCCTGGGTTGCTATCCGTGCACCAAACCGGTGGATTCGGATGCCCGGAACGTGTCCGAGATCATCGCCGAACTGCGCAGCGGCAAATTTGCCAACATCGCCGAGCGTTCCGGGCGCGAGCAGGACAAGGAAGACGGCGGCAGCCTGGAGACTCTGAGACGGGATGGTTATATGTGA
- a CDS encoding HesA/MoeB/ThiF family protein produces the protein MNFTESQIERYSRHIILKDVGGVGQEKILRSKVLIIGAGGLGSPAALYLAAAGVGTIGLVDGDTVDLSNLQRQIIHFSADLNRPKVESARNKLEAINPDVRVKTYQTRVFADNIGEIIAGYDFIIDGTDNFPAKFLINDACVLYQKPFSHGGILRFNGQTMTYVPGHTCYRCVFDSPPPKGAVPTCSEAGILGAVAGMLGTIQAAEALRYIIGKGKLLTDRILMFDALDMQFRTVNLRRNPDCPICGEHPTVTGLVDYEQPVCELRRNAHA, from the coding sequence ATGAATTTTACAGAGAGTCAAATTGAACGCTATAGCAGGCATATCATCCTGAAAGATGTCGGCGGGGTGGGCCAGGAAAAAATCTTGCGGTCAAAAGTGTTGATTATCGGGGCAGGAGGATTGGGCTCGCCGGCCGCCCTTTATCTGGCCGCGGCCGGCGTTGGCACCATCGGCTTGGTGGATGGCGATACGGTGGATCTTTCCAATTTGCAACGGCAGATCATTCATTTCAGCGCCGACTTAAACCGCCCCAAGGTGGAGTCGGCCCGGAACAAGCTCGAAGCCATCAATCCCGATGTCCGGGTTAAAACCTATCAGACCCGGGTTTTTGCGGATAACATCGGCGAAATCATCGCCGGGTACGATTTCATCATCGATGGCACCGACAATTTTCCGGCCAAATTTTTAATCAATGACGCCTGCGTGTTGTATCAGAAACCGTTTTCCCACGGCGGCATCTTGCGCTTTAACGGCCAGACCATGACCTATGTCCCGGGTCACACCTGTTATCGTTGCGTCTTCGACTCACCGCCTCCCAAGGGAGCCGTTCCCACCTGCAGCGAAGCGGGCATCCTGGGAGCGGTCGCCGGCATGCTGGGCACGATCCAGGCCGCCGAAGCCTTGCGATACATCATTGGCAAGGGAAAGCTGCTCACCGACAGGATCCTGATGTTCGATGCGCTCGATATGCAGTTTCGTACCGTGAACCTTCGCCGCAACCCCGACTGCCCCATCTGTGGCGAACATCCGACAGTTACCGGGCTGGTCGACTACGAACAGCCGGTTTGTGAATTGAGGCGCAACGCTCATGCTTAG
- a CDS encoding Mov34/MPN/PAD-1 family protein → MLRIPVAIKEQLIAQTRRELPNEACGYLAGQDETVKALLPMTNADHSPEHFSFIPEEQFRAVKASRAQGLRLIAVYHSHPSSPARLSEEDLRLLNDPDLVYLIVSFMAAEPAIKAYRVRSREVSEIVIEFTEEEPA, encoded by the coding sequence ATGCTTAGAATCCCGGTTGCCATCAAAGAACAGCTGATCGCGCAGACGCGCCGGGAACTTCCCAATGAGGCTTGCGGCTATCTGGCGGGTCAAGATGAAACGGTGAAGGCGTTGCTCCCGATGACCAACGCCGATCATAGCCCGGAACATTTTTCATTCATTCCCGAGGAACAGTTCCGGGCGGTCAAGGCGAGCCGGGCTCAGGGATTGCGGCTGATCGCGGTATACCATAGCCATCCTTCCTCGCCGGCGCGCTTGTCGGAGGAAGATTTGCGGCTGCTGAACGATCCGGATCTGGTGTACCTGATCGTTTCCTTCATGGCCGCCGAGCCGGCGATCAAAGCCTATCGGGTCCGCTCAAGGGAAGTATCGGAGATTGTCATCGAATTCACGGAGGAGGAACCGGCATGA
- the thiS gene encoding sulfur carrier protein ThiS, with amino-acid sequence MQLTINGNSEEIRLEQGTISELLKVKKVEMPEMVSVELNGNILRRSDYETTRLQEGDQVEFLYFMGGGAAAWECCQ; translated from the coding sequence ATGCAACTGACAATCAATGGGAACAGCGAAGAAATCCGACTGGAGCAGGGAACCATCAGTGAGCTGCTGAAGGTCAAAAAAGTCGAGATGCCGGAGATGGTCTCGGTGGAATTGAACGGAAACATTCTGCGGCGGTCGGATTATGAAACGACCCGGTTGCAAGAGGGCGACCAGGTGGAATTCCTGTACTTTATGGGCGGCGGTGCCGCGGCCTGGGAATGTTGTCAATGA
- a CDS encoding GTP-binding protein, which produces MDNQQEQMNIVIVGHVDHGKSTVIGRMLADTGSLPEGKLEQVRLNCERNAKPFEYAFLLDALKDEQAQGITIDTARCFFKTAKRHYIIIDAPGHIEFLKNMISGAARAEAALLVIDAKEGIRENSRRHGFMLSMLGVKQIVVLVNKMDLVHYSQTVYDQVVAEFAAFLAQIGVEPQAFVPISARDGDNLAFRSANLPWYQGPSVLELMDGFRKEKDQAEQPFRFPVQDIYKFTAGGDDRRIFAGTVETGVIRTGDEVIFMPSGKRSTIRSIEGFNQPVRNEVGPGQATGFTLTTQIYVKPGEILCRGGESLPHQGGTFRANLFWMGKHPLIKEKKYQLKLATSRATVTLQQITKVLNSADLTAETDRNQVERHEVAECILKTAKPIAFDNSRDIEATGRFVIVDNYEIVGGGIITEAFADAGTLAAHELSRREFAWERTAVSQAEREDRYKQQAKFIVIAGGDGQFQKQVARTLEVELFRDGYSVYYLGMANLLSGLGADVKSRADERDEQIRRLGELAHIFTDAGQILITNIPELDEYEIDTLRTLNTPNEILVFDLGGQIFADNQPVQSLGDSVRDVEQAVSQMKAILRDRAILIEYFI; this is translated from the coding sequence ATGGACAATCAACAAGAGCAGATGAATATCGTGATCGTCGGCCATGTCGACCACGGCAAAAGCACGGTCATCGGCCGGATGCTGGCGGATACGGGCTCGCTCCCCGAAGGCAAGCTGGAGCAGGTCCGGCTCAATTGTGAGCGGAACGCCAAACCGTTTGAGTACGCTTTCCTGCTCGATGCCCTCAAGGATGAGCAGGCCCAGGGGATTACCATCGACACCGCCCGCTGTTTCTTTAAAACCGCCAAACGGCATTATATCATCATTGACGCGCCGGGGCACATCGAGTTTTTAAAGAACATGATCAGCGGCGCCGCCCGGGCGGAGGCCGCGCTATTAGTGATCGACGCCAAGGAGGGCATCCGCGAGAATTCGCGCCGCCACGGCTTCATGCTGTCGATGCTGGGCGTCAAACAGATTGTGGTCCTGGTGAATAAGATGGATCTGGTCCATTATAGCCAGACCGTCTATGACCAAGTCGTGGCGGAGTTCGCCGCGTTCCTGGCGCAGATCGGCGTCGAGCCCCAAGCCTTTGTGCCGATCTCCGCCCGGGACGGCGACAATCTGGCCTTCCGCTCGGCTAACCTTCCTTGGTACCAGGGGCCCAGCGTTTTGGAGCTGATGGACGGCTTCCGGAAAGAGAAGGACCAAGCGGAACAGCCATTCCGTTTTCCGGTGCAGGACATCTATAAGTTCACCGCCGGCGGCGACGACCGGCGCATCTTCGCCGGAACCGTCGAGACCGGGGTGATCCGGACCGGGGATGAGGTCATCTTCATGCCGTCCGGCAAGCGTTCGACGATCCGGAGCATCGAAGGGTTCAACCAGCCGGTCCGGAACGAGGTCGGCCCCGGCCAGGCCACCGGGTTTACGCTGACCACCCAGATCTATGTCAAGCCGGGCGAGATCCTGTGCCGCGGCGGCGAATCCCTTCCGCATCAGGGCGGCACCTTCCGGGCCAACCTGTTTTGGATGGGCAAACATCCGCTGATCAAGGAGAAGAAGTACCAACTCAAACTGGCCACCAGCCGGGCGACGGTGACGCTGCAGCAGATTACCAAGGTGCTCAACTCCGCCGATCTGACCGCCGAGACCGATCGGAACCAGGTGGAACGGCACGAAGTGGCCGAGTGCATTCTGAAGACGGCCAAACCGATCGCCTTCGATAACTCGCGGGATATCGAGGCCACCGGGCGGTTTGTGATCGTCGATAACTATGAGATCGTCGGGGGCGGAATCATCACCGAGGCTTTTGCCGATGCCGGGACCCTGGCGGCGCACGAGTTATCGCGACGGGAGTTCGCCTGGGAACGGACCGCCGTATCCCAAGCGGAACGGGAAGACCGTTACAAACAGCAAGCCAAGTTTATCGTCATCGCCGGCGGCGACGGCCAATTTCAAAAGCAGGTCGCCCGGACGCTGGAGGTGGAGCTGTTCCGGGATGGCTACAGCGTCTACTACCTGGGCATGGCCAATCTCCTGAGCGGGTTGGGCGCCGATGTGAAGAGCCGGGCCGATGAGCGCGACGAACAGATCCGGCGCCTGGGAGAACTGGCTCATATCTTCACGGATGCCGGCCAGATTCTGATCACTAACATTCCCGAGCTGGATGAGTACGAGATTGATACGTTACGGACCTTGAACACCCCCAATGAGATCCTGGTCTTCGATCTGGGCGGTCAAATCTTTGCCGATAATCAGCCGGTACAGTCTTTGGGTGATTCCGTCCGGGACGTGGAGCAGGCTGTATCGCAAATGAAAGCGATCTTGCGCGATCGGGCGATCCTGATCGAATATTTCATCTGA
- a CDS encoding YezD family protein produces the protein MNERAKTDGPIAEADLQKLLLMLEKVSFGSVTLVIQNGKVVQIERNEKLRLK, from the coding sequence GTGAATGAGCGAGCGAAAACCGACGGCCCGATCGCGGAAGCGGATTTACAAAAGTTGCTGTTGATGCTGGAGAAGGTCTCCTTCGGTTCGGTCACTTTAGTGATCCAAAACGGAAAAGTGGTCCAAATCGAAAGAAATGAGAAACTGCGGCTGAAATGA